The following coding sequences lie in one Musa acuminata AAA Group cultivar baxijiao chromosome BXJ3-1, Cavendish_Baxijiao_AAA, whole genome shotgun sequence genomic window:
- the LOC135628816 gene encoding putative pentatricopeptide repeat-containing protein At3g23330, translating to MRSQIPRTEIVLSLRRGFRTQTHTAAKILHAHLLRTHRLPHSDVHPKLLLLLRDPRDVSRWNSLLATLARHGSHSLVLRNFALVNRLGLPSDSYSFCTVLTVASSLKAAGLGRQIHACALRSGWICSIFVCGALIDCYARSLAVEDASQLFDEMAVRNTVCVNSLLGGYVESRLWTEGLHLFRRMRELKLEPDGFTLSAILRICAEAPAISLGLQVHAHLLRRISIINEDVFTLSSLLEMYGKCGLVDNARLVFELAGQAKRRDVVLWTSMLNAYGRNGQFAEVVLTYEIMLTEGIKPDEIALLAVISACNHSGDVIKGLHYFESMYRVHNLVPGPEHYGCVVDMLCRVGNLKMAWKFTNEMILETEGDGDSNMGVSVWGALLSACRDSGNVEIGNFAAKRALELDPNNSGVYVEWSNLCARVGLWNEIGELRQLMKVKGLRKDTGCSRLEFLNR from the coding sequence ATGCGAAGCCAAATCCCACGCACCGAAATCGTCCTCTCCCTCCGCCGTGGCTTTCGCACCCAAACCCACACCGCCGCCAAAATACTCCATGCTCACCTGTTGCGGACCCACCGCCTCCCCCACTCCGACGTCCACCccaaactcctcctcctcctccgtgacCCCCGCGACGTCTCCCGGTGGAATTCCCTACTCGCCACCCTCGCCCGCCACGGCTCCCACTCCCTGGTGCTGCGTAACTTCGCCCTCGTGAACAGGCTCGGCCTCCCTTCCGATTCCTACTCCTTTTGCACCGTTCTCACCGTCGCCTCCTCTCTGAAAGCCGCAGGCCTCGGCCGGCAGATCCATGCATGCGCTTTGAGGTCGGGCTGGATCTGTAGCATCTTCGTCTGCGGTGCCCTGATCGACTGCTACGCCAGATCACTTGCCGTCGAAGATGCCTCCCAGTTGTTCGATGAAATGGCTGTTAGGAACACGGTTTGTGTCAACTCGCTGCTTGGTGGATATGTAGAAAGCCGGCTTTGGACGGAGGGCTTGCATCTCTTCCGAAGAATGCGTGAGCTCAAATTGGAGCCCGACGGGTTCACGCTTTCTGCGATTTTGAGGATTTGCGCAGAGGCACCAGCCATTTCGTTGGGCTTGCAAGTGCATGCTCATCTTTTACGCAGGATCAGCATCATCAATGAGGATGTATTCACATTGAGTTCTTTGCTGGAGATGTATGGAAAATGTGGCCTCGTGGATAATGCTCGCTTGGTGTTTGAATTGGCTGGGCAGGCAAAGAGGAGGGATGTTGTGTTATGGACATCCATGCTCAATGCATATGGCCGGAATGGGCAGTTTGCTGAGGTGGTATtaacatatgaaatcatgctgacAGAAGGGATAAAACCAGATGAGATCGCTCTGCTGGCTGTTATCTCAGCTTGTAATCACTCAGGTGATGTGATCAAGGGGCTCCATTACTTTGAATCAATGTATAGGGTTCACAATCTGGTTCCCGGACCAGAGCATTATGGCTGTGTGGTCGACATGCTTTGCAGAGTAGGGAATTTGAAGATGGCATGGAAGTTTACCAATGAGATGATACTTGAAACAGAGGGTGATGGTGATAGTAATATGGGTGTTAGTGTTTGGGGTGCTTTGCTTAGTGCTTGTCGGGATTCCGGTAATGTTGAGATAGGGAACTTTGCTGCTAAAAGGGCTCTCGAGTTGGATCCAAACAATTCAGGGGTTTATGTCGAATGGTCTAACTTGTGTGCTCGTGTTGGTTTGTGGAATGAGATTGGTGAACTTAGACAGTTAATGAAGGTGAAGGGATTGAGGAAAGATACAGGATGCAGTAGGTTGGAGTTCTTGAACAGATGA